A portion of the Fusobacterium perfoetens ATCC 29250 genome contains these proteins:
- the hemL gene encoding glutamate-1-semialdehyde 2,1-aminomutase, which translates to MSYQNSKNIYDEAIKFIPGGVNSPVRAFKSVNREAPIFVKKAKGSKLWDEDGNKYIDYICSWGPMILGHNFERVIAGVRDEIENGSSYGLPTKLEVELAKLITKSCPSIEKVRLTTSGTEATMSAVRLARAYTMRNKILKFEGCYHGHSDALLVKSGSGLLTDGYQDSNGITAGVLQDTLTVPFGNREKIQEILEKEDVACLIMEPVPANMGVITPDVEFLKFVREICTKTKTVLIFDEVISGFRLSLGGAQEYFGITPDMTTLGKIIGGGYPVGAFGGKKKIMDLVAPIGRVYHAGTLSGNPISVRAGLETIGYLYENRETIYKTLEEKTKYITTELEKIAMEYNVPVCINRLGSLYTIFFTDRKEVNNLEDALSSNTENFAIYFNEMLDNGIVIPPSQFEAHFISLALTEEDIEKTLKVARKAFEKISKK; encoded by the coding sequence ATGAGTTATCAAAATTCTAAAAATATATATGATGAAGCAATAAAATTTATTCCTGGAGGAGTTAACAGTCCTGTTAGAGCTTTTAAATCTGTAAATAGAGAGGCTCCTATCTTTGTAAAAAAAGCTAAAGGTTCAAAACTTTGGGATGAAGATGGAAATAAATATATAGACTATATTTGTTCTTGGGGTCCAATGATACTTGGACATAATTTTGAAAGAGTTATTGCTGGTGTGAGAGATGAGATTGAAAATGGAAGTTCTTATGGATTACCTACAAAATTAGAAGTAGAACTTGCAAAATTAATAACAAAATCTTGTCCATCAATAGAAAAAGTTAGACTTACAACTTCTGGAACAGAGGCTACAATGTCAGCTGTTAGACTTGCTAGAGCCTATACAATGAGAAACAAAATTTTAAAATTTGAAGGTTGTTATCATGGACATTCTGATGCTCTTTTAGTAAAATCTGGGTCTGGACTTTTAACAGATGGTTATCAGGATAGTAATGGAATTACTGCTGGAGTTTTACAAGATACTTTAACAGTTCCTTTTGGTAATAGAGAAAAAATTCAAGAGATATTAGAAAAAGAAGATGTAGCTTGTTTAATAATGGAACCTGTTCCAGCTAATATGGGCGTAATAACTCCTGATGTAGAATTTTTAAAATTTGTAAGAGAGATTTGTACAAAGACTAAAACAGTTTTAATTTTTGATGAAGTTATTTCTGGTTTTAGATTATCTCTTGGAGGAGCCCAAGAATATTTTGGAATAACTCCTGATATGACAACTCTTGGAAAAATAATTGGTGGTGGATATCCTGTGGGAGCTTTTGGTGGAAAAAAAAAGATAATGGATTTAGTTGCTCCTATTGGTAGAGTTTATCATGCTGGAACTTTATCAGGAAATCCTATATCTGTAAGGGCTGGACTTGAAACAATAGGATATTTATATGAAAATAGAGAAACTATTTATAAAACTTTAGAAGAAAAAACAAAATATATTACAACTGAATTAGAAAAAATTGCTATGGAATATAATGTGCCTGTTTGTATTAATAGATTAGGTTCTCTTTATACAATATTCTTCACAGATAGGAAAGAAGTTAATAATTTAGAAGATGCTCTTTCATCAAATACAGAAAATTTTGCTATATACTTTAATGAGATGTTAGACAATGGAATTGTTATTCCTCCATCTCAATTTGAAGCACATTTTATTTCTTTAGCTTTAACTGAGGAAGATATAGAAAAAACTTTAAAAGTTGCAAGAAAGGCTTTTGAAAAAATCAGTAAAAAATAA
- a CDS encoding acyl-CoA thioesterase, which translates to MFSIDYKVIVSDINYGGHMGNERALIIFQQARMEFLNSLGYDEVNIGEDKGIIQLESHVYYLKEVKLGENLKCFIKDIECTRASFDTFYEVVNEKNEIVLKGSTKNMAFDYNKQKPGRMPKEFVEALDNYKKSVTL; encoded by the coding sequence ATGTTTTCAATAGATTACAAAGTTATTGTATCAGATATAAATTACGGAGGTCATATGGGAAATGAAAGAGCTTTAATTATTTTCCAACAGGCTAGAATGGAATTTTTAAATTCTCTAGGATATGATGAAGTAAATATTGGAGAAGATAAAGGAATTATTCAATTAGAATCTCATGTATATTATTTAAAAGAGGTAAAACTTGGAGAAAATTTAAAATGTTTTATAAAAGATATAGAATGTACCAGAGCTTCTTTTGATACTTTTTATGAAGTTGTAAATGAAAAAAATGAAATTGTTTTAAAAGGTTCTACTAAAAATATGGCTTTTGATTATAATAAACAAAAACCTGGAAGAATGCCAAAAGAATTTGTAGAAGCACTAGATAATTATAAAAAATCAGTGACTTTATAA
- the pcp gene encoding pyroglutamyl-peptidase I: MKLLITGFDPFGGEKINPAWEAVKGLPDNIDGVEIVKLQIPTVFKKSAKKLFENIDSVKPDVVICVGQAGGRYELSVERVAINLDDGRIPDNEGYQPVDVKVFEDGENAYFSSLPIKAMVEEIKKYGVPAAVSNTAGTYVCNHIMYSLLYYINKNNLNIRGGFIHVPYITEQVLDKKNTPYMDLKTITKGLEASIKAIKNNETDIKVSGGKEF; the protein is encoded by the coding sequence ATGAAATTATTAATAACAGGGTTTGACCCTTTTGGAGGAGAAAAAATAAATCCAGCTTGGGAAGCTGTAAAAGGATTACCAGATAATATTGATGGAGTAGAAATAGTAAAATTACAAATTCCTACAGTATTTAAAAAGTCAGCTAAAAAATTATTTGAAAATATCGATTCTGTAAAACCAGATGTAGTTATTTGTGTAGGACAAGCTGGTGGAAGATATGAACTTAGTGTTGAGAGAGTTGCTATCAATTTAGATGATGGAAGAATTCCTGACAATGAAGGGTATCAACCTGTTGATGTAAAAGTTTTTGAAGATGGAGAAAATGCTTATTTCTCAAGTTTACCAATTAAAGCTATGGTTGAAGAGATAAAAAAATATGGAGTCCCTGCTGCTGTATCAAATACTGCTGGAACTTATGTATGTAATCATATTATGTATTCTTTACTTTACTATATTAATAAAAATAATCTTAATATAAGAGGTGGATTTATCCATGTACCTTATATTACAGAACAAGTTTTAGATAAGAAAAATACTCCATATATGGATTTAAAAACTATTACAAAAGGTTTAGAGGCTTCTATAAAAGCAATAAAAAATAATGAAACAGATATAAAAGTTTCTGGTGGAAAAGAATTCTAA
- a CDS encoding BatD family protein, which yields MILKIDGKFFKMFSFFFLLTIINIITFGATLTVDNPNARVGVPIKITVEFTDEKRDDYKIEGIENFQSMGKSSRSQSSWINGKSSKSYSEIYTVLPLNEGVFDLALNINGKKVSDKVTVNVSKNNKINTENSYVTTDNSQYKREYYMGEKIPYFEKLIVRTSLNNYGYTGQPVFTDFNFKDLTPRNNQGSPIVKRINTPSGEALEVLIKEGVLEANFSGEKNIVSGLISYTEAKESDFFNISTSEPKYVGGKDISIKINSLPEEGKPNNFQNIVGSSLKGEANWDNKTSIDVGQSFVLRLRLYGDVNLESLNTISFDNQDFNIYQSITNYSEKIINGKYEASKDFEIAFIPRKNGKLKIPDIKISYFDVNEKKYKDLVIEGKNIEVLGEPVSTVSSPKTPVVDNTNFTPTPVEKNIIEITTVPTNDTKANNNLLVIIGVLGVIVIIESGIIIKLLYDKKRKDKNYKSFFKNMKNSKDDKEFYENYCAYMKEKYNFSPKAHFEDILLKNGANEEILEINRYISKSLFKNEKLDYNKIINVLRKNG from the coding sequence ATGATACTAAAAATAGATGGTAAATTTTTTAAAATGTTTTCATTTTTTTTCTTATTGACAATTATAAATATTATAACTTTTGGAGCTACACTTACAGTGGACAATCCAAATGCTAGAGTTGGAGTTCCTATAAAAATAACAGTAGAATTTACAGATGAAAAAAGAGATGATTATAAAATAGAGGGAATTGAAAACTTCCAAAGTATGGGAAAAAGCAGTCGTAGTCAATCTAGTTGGATAAATGGAAAATCTAGTAAATCTTATTCAGAAATTTATACTGTATTACCTTTAAATGAGGGAGTTTTTGATTTAGCTCTTAATATTAATGGAAAAAAAGTATCTGATAAAGTAACTGTCAATGTTTCTAAAAATAATAAAATAAATACAGAAAATAGTTATGTTACTACAGATAATTCTCAATATAAAAGAGAATATTATATGGGAGAAAAAATTCCTTATTTTGAAAAATTAATTGTTAGAACTTCATTAAATAATTATGGGTATACAGGACAACCTGTATTTACAGATTTTAATTTTAAAGATTTAACACCTCGAAACAATCAAGGAAGTCCAATAGTAAAGAGAATAAATACTCCTTCTGGGGAAGCTTTAGAAGTCCTTATTAAAGAGGGAGTTTTAGAAGCAAACTTTTCAGGAGAAAAAAATATTGTTTCAGGACTTATCTCTTATACAGAAGCAAAAGAGAGTGATTTCTTTAATATTTCTACATCTGAACCAAAATATGTTGGAGGAAAAGATATATCTATAAAGATAAACTCTTTACCAGAAGAGGGAAAACCTAATAATTTTCAAAATATTGTTGGAAGCAGTTTAAAAGGTGAAGCTAATTGGGATAATAAAACTTCTATTGATGTGGGACAATCATTTGTATTAAGATTAAGACTTTATGGAGATGTAAACTTAGAATCTTTAAATACTATTTCATTTGATAATCAAGATTTTAATATTTATCAATCTATTACAAATTATAGTGAAAAAATTATAAATGGAAAGTATGAAGCTAGTAAAGATTTTGAAATAGCATTTATTCCTAGAAAAAATGGAAAACTTAAAATACCAGATATAAAAATCTCATATTTTGACGTAAATGAAAAAAAATATAAAGATTTAGTTATAGAGGGAAAAAATATAGAAGTTTTAGGAGAACCTGTTTCTACTGTTTCCTCTCCAAAAACTCCAGTAGTTGATAATACTAATTTTACACCTACACCAGTAGAAAAAAATATAATAGAAATTACAACAGTTCCTACAAATGATACAAAAGCTAATAATAATCTATTAGTTATCATTGGAGTTTTAGGAGTTATAGTTATTATTGAAAGTGGAATAATTATAAAACTTTTATATGATAAAAAAAGAAAAGATAAAAACTATAAAAGTTTCTTTAAAAATATGAAAAATTCTAAAGATGATAAAGAATTTTATGAAAATTATTGTGCTTATATGAAAGAAAAATATAATTTTAGTCCTAAAGCTCATTTTGAAGATATACTTTTAAAGAATGGAGCTAACGAAGAAATTTTAGAGATAAATAGATATATTAGCAAATCTTTATTTAAAAATGAAAAACTAGATTATAATAAAATTATTAACGTTTTAAGAAAAAATGGTTAA
- a CDS encoding vWA domain-containing protein — protein MFKFQDPYFFLLIPIILFLFFKKERKKSITVPSISKIKKYSLKNKRYFIGKYFILISAILMTIGLARPQRVTDHKIKKDGIDIVVALDLSRSMLQEDFSPNRLEKSKELLSKFIGKRTNDRIGLIIFGGDAYTKIPLTFDNSMVRETVEKIKVSDITSNSQTAIGMGIGVSLNRLKDSTSKSKVVILMTDGENNSGELSPIEATKLAKKLGIKIYTIGIGAYEREVPWFGGMTKVRNRELDENLLKTIAKETGGEYFRASDEKSFNEIFEKINSLEKTELEKDEFFQKEELYMGFVKASLLFLIIGIFFEFLLFIRLP, from the coding sequence ATGTTTAAGTTTCAAGACCCTTATTTCTTTCTCCTTATTCCTATAATATTATTTTTATTTTTTAAAAAAGAGAGAAAAAAATCTATAACTGTTCCTAGTATTTCAAAAATAAAAAAATATTCATTAAAAAATAAAAGATACTTTATAGGAAAATATTTTATTTTAATTTCAGCTATCCTTATGACAATAGGACTTGCAAGACCTCAAAGAGTAACTGACCATAAAATAAAAAAAGATGGAATAGATATTGTAGTTGCTCTTGATTTATCTAGGTCAATGTTACAAGAGGATTTTTCTCCTAACAGACTTGAAAAGTCAAAGGAACTTTTATCAAAATTTATTGGAAAAAGAACAAATGATAGGATAGGACTTATTATTTTTGGTGGAGATGCTTACACAAAAATTCCTCTTACTTTTGATAATTCAATGGTAAGAGAAACTGTTGAAAAAATAAAAGTTAGTGATATTACAAGTAATAGTCAAACAGCCATTGGAATGGGAATTGGTGTATCTTTAAATAGACTTAAAGATTCTACTTCAAAATCAAAAGTTGTAATTCTTATGACTGATGGAGAAAATAACTCTGGAGAATTATCTCCTATTGAGGCTACAAAACTTGCAAAAAAACTTGGAATCAAAATATATACTATTGGTATAGGAGCTTACGAAAGGGAAGTTCCTTGGTTTGGTGGAATGACAAAAGTTAGAAATAGAGAGCTTGATGAAAATCTTTTGAAAACTATAGCTAAAGAAACTGGTGGAGAATATTTTAGAGCCAGTGATGAAAAATCTTTTAATGAGATTTTTGAAAAAATAAATTCTTTGGAAAAAACAGAGCTTGAAAAAGATGAGTTTTTCCAAAAAGAAGAATTATATATGGGATTTGTAAAAGCAAGCTTACTATTTTTAATTATTGGAATTTTCTTTGAATTTCTATTATTTATAAGATTACCATAG
- a CDS encoding DUF979 domain-containing protein, which yields MINTLLEIMYIICGIILIVCGVYALFDKENSKKLGTACFWIIFGFIFMAGPYINPVIVGVLLLIMGILTATKNVKLGSLKNSDDKYREAQEEKIGNKIFIPALSIGVVAFSIAQFTKLGGLIGLGIGALVSLLLTMLVTKENIKNIPYDSSRMLQQMGPSVILPQLLGALGALFAKAGVGEVVAGIMGGIIPDGSKIFGVIGYCVAMAVFTMIMGNAFAAFAVITAGIGVPFVINIGGNPAIVGALGLTAGYCGTLLTPMAANFNIVPASILEMENKNGIILSQAPIAIALLIIHIILMYLLAF from the coding sequence ATGATTAACACACTTCTTGAGATAATGTATATAATCTGTGGAATAATTTTAATAGTTTGTGGAGTATATGCTTTATTTGATAAGGAAAATTCTAAAAAATTAGGAACAGCTTGTTTCTGGATAATATTTGGATTTATTTTTATGGCTGGTCCATATATAAATCCTGTGATTGTTGGAGTTTTACTTTTAATAATGGGAATTTTAACAGCTACTAAAAATGTAAAACTTGGAAGTTTAAAAAATAGTGATGACAAATATAGAGAAGCACAAGAGGAAAAAATAGGAAATAAAATATTTATTCCAGCACTTTCTATTGGAGTTGTTGCCTTTTCAATAGCCCAATTTACAAAATTAGGTGGACTTATTGGGTTGGGAATAGGAGCTTTAGTTTCTTTACTTTTAACTATGTTGGTAACAAAAGAAAATATAAAAAATATTCCTTATGATTCTTCAAGAATGTTACAACAAATGGGTCCAAGTGTAATTTTACCACAACTTTTAGGAGCCTTAGGAGCTTTATTTGCTAAAGCTGGAGTTGGAGAAGTTGTAGCTGGAATAATGGGAGGAATTATTCCAGATGGAAGCAAAATTTTTGGAGTAATAGGATATTGTGTAGCTATGGCAGTATTTACAATGATAATGGGAAATGCTTTCGCTGCCTTTGCTGTAATTACAGCTGGAATCGGAGTTCCATTTGTAATAAATATTGGAGGAAATCCAGCAATAGTAGGAGCTTTAGGTCTAACAGCTGGATATTGTGGTACACTTCTTACTCCAATGGCGGCAAACTTCAATATAGTTCCAGCTTCTATTTTGGAAATGGAAAATAAAAATGGTATAATATTATCACAAGCTCCTATAGCAATAGCTTTACTTATTATCCATATAATTTTAATGTATTTATTAGCTTTTTAA
- a CDS encoding AAA family ATPase — METNAIISILKSEIRKKVIGQENMIDKILIGILTESHILLEGFPGLAKSLTVNTIAETLGLKFSRIQFTPDLLPSDIIGTEIYNEKTGEFYTKKGPLFANIVLADEINRAPAKVQAALLEAMQEKQVTIANETFLLEKPFIVLATQNPIEQNGTYPLPEAQQDRFLMKVKVEYPTKAEEMEFLNLITGENDFDEIEIKKILDKDGLTSLKNQVKKVYIDDKLKEYILNIVFKTREKSQFISCGASPRASIALVKASKANAFLEGRDFVMPEDIKKVIYDVLRHRIILSYEALASEKNVDEIIMEIIESVELP; from the coding sequence TTGGAAACTAATGCTATTATTTCAATTTTAAAATCAGAAATTAGAAAAAAAGTTATTGGTCAAGAAAATATGATAGATAAAATTCTTATTGGAATTTTAACAGAAAGTCATATTTTATTAGAGGGATTTCCTGGACTTGCAAAATCTTTAACAGTAAATACTATTGCAGAAACTTTAGGATTAAAATTTTCTAGAATACAATTTACACCAGATTTATTACCAAGTGATATAATTGGTACTGAAATTTATAATGAGAAAACTGGAGAATTTTATACTAAAAAAGGTCCACTTTTTGCAAATATTGTGTTAGCTGATGAAATAAATAGAGCTCCAGCTAAAGTACAAGCTGCCCTTTTAGAGGCTATGCAAGAAAAACAAGTAACTATAGCCAATGAAACTTTTTTACTTGAAAAACCTTTTATAGTTCTAGCTACTCAAAACCCGATAGAACAAAATGGAACTTATCCATTGCCAGAGGCTCAACAAGACAGATTTTTAATGAAAGTAAAAGTTGAATATCCTACAAAAGCTGAAGAAATGGAATTTTTAAATCTTATCACTGGTGAAAATGATTTTGATGAGATTGAAATTAAAAAAATTCTTGATAAAGATGGTTTAACTTCTTTAAAAAATCAAGTTAAAAAAGTTTATATTGATGATAAATTAAAAGAGTATATTTTAAACATTGTATTTAAAACAAGAGAAAAATCTCAATTTATATCTTGTGGAGCTTCTCCAAGAGCAAGTATAGCTTTAGTAAAAGCTTCAAAAGCTAATGCTTTCTTAGAGGGAAGAGATTTTGTAATGCCAGAAGATATTAAAAAAGTTATATATGATGTGCTACGTCATAGAATAATTTTATCTTATGAAGCTCTTGCTTCTGAAAAAAATGTTGATGAAATAATTATGGAAATTATAGAATCTGTAGAATTACCATAG
- a CDS encoding vWA domain-containing protein encodes MKFGNLENLIYFIFPIFMMVILIMGLKKKNRGLKLLNLSNNKKISYLKIFFISIGTVLVCISLLSPEKFLEEQNVERKGNSIYVLIDTSRSMLTKDVYPNRIEGAKRVTKEIIKNLKGDKIGIIPFSDSAYIQMPLTDDYTIAENYINVIDTNLITGGGTNIYEGLVIANNSFNEIESDNKIVLVISDGGDYDKKVLDFIKDNKIVVYTVGIGTSKGAVIPDNQTTGFIKDEKGNVVVSQLNSDFLKEMSNSSKGKYYEVNNLQNNTLEFLTEINSLEKNNIKNEKLAIYKKYYQIFLGFGLIFILLGYFLKGRVSYEK; translated from the coding sequence ATGAAATTTGGAAATTTAGAAAACTTAATTTATTTTATTTTTCCCATTTTTATGATGGTTATCTTAATAATGGGATTGAAAAAGAAAAATAGAGGTTTAAAACTTTTAAATCTCTCAAATAATAAAAAAATTTCTTATTTAAAAATATTTTTTATAAGTATTGGGACTGTTCTTGTTTGTATCTCTCTACTTTCTCCTGAAAAATTTTTAGAAGAGCAAAATGTAGAGAGAAAGGGAAATAGTATCTATGTACTTATTGATACTTCGCGTTCTATGCTTACAAAAGATGTTTATCCAAATAGAATTGAGGGAGCTAAAAGAGTTACTAAGGAGATTATAAAAAATCTTAAAGGAGATAAGATAGGAATTATTCCTTTTTCTGATAGTGCTTATATTCAAATGCCTCTAACTGATGACTATACAATAGCAGAAAATTATATAAATGTTATTGATACAAATCTTATTACAGGTGGTGGAACAAATATTTATGAGGGACTTGTTATAGCTAATAATTCTTTTAATGAGATAGAAAGCGATAATAAAATTGTTCTTGTAATTTCTGATGGTGGAGATTATGATAAAAAAGTTTTAGATTTTATAAAAGATAATAAAATTGTAGTCTATACTGTTGGGATTGGAACTTCTAAAGGAGCTGTTATTCCTGATAATCAAACTACTGGTTTTATAAAAGATGAAAAAGGAAATGTGGTTGTAAGTCAATTAAATTCTGATTTTTTAAAAGAGATGTCTAATAGTTCTAAAGGAAAATATTATGAGGTAAACAATCTTCAAAATAATACTTTAGAGTTTTTAACAGAGATAAATTCTTTAGAAAAGAATAATATAAAAAATGAAAAATTAGCAATTTATAAAAAATATTATCAAATTTTCTTGGGATTTGGATTGATTTTTATTTTGTTAGGTTATTTTTTAAAGGGGAGGGTAAGTTATGAAAAATAA
- a CDS encoding DUF58 domain-containing protein: MTKEELLKKIKKIDLNISSKADEFFVGNYRSIFKGNGMEFSDIRKYEIGDDVKRIDWKTSARQRKTYIKEYEEERELSIFLLVDVSLSNNFKMKEDLITQIAGSISYSATKNSDNVSLILFTDKIEKFISPQKGKNHSLKIIEALLDTKPLGRGTDIKNVLNFFNKIQKRHSVVFLISDFLDSGYEETLKLIQQKHTVIPIRIIDRKFQSLPKGFLFNLLDSESGETVVVGNLKEDINFQEEKISNVLDIYTDEDYVKSLMKFFRRRSL, from the coding sequence ATGACAAAAGAAGAGTTATTAAAAAAAATTAAAAAAATAGATTTGAATATATCTTCAAAGGCTGATGAATTTTTTGTAGGAAATTATCGTTCTATATTTAAAGGAAATGGAATGGAATTTTCTGATATAAGAAAATATGAAATCGGTGATGACGTCAAAAGAATTGACTGGAAAACAAGTGCTAGACAGAGAAAAACATATATAAAAGAATATGAGGAAGAGAGAGAACTTTCCATATTTCTTTTGGTAGATGTATCTCTTTCAAATAATTTTAAAATGAAAGAGGATTTAATAACACAGATTGCTGGAAGTATAAGTTATAGTGCCACTAAAAATAGTGATAATGTAAGTTTAATATTATTTACTGATAAAATAGAAAAATTTATTTCTCCACAAAAGGGAAAAAATCACTCTCTTAAAATTATAGAAGCTCTGCTAGATACAAAACCTTTAGGAAGGGGAACAGATATAAAAAATGTTTTAAACTTTTTTAATAAAATCCAGAAAAGACATTCTGTTGTATTTTTAATATCAGACTTTTTAGATAGTGGTTATGAAGAAACTTTAAAGCTTATACAACAAAAACATACAGTTATTCCTATAAGGATAATTGATAGAAAATTCCAATCTCTTCCAAAGGGATTTTTATTTAATTTACTAGATTCTGAAAGTGGAGAAACTGTTGTTGTAGGAAATTTAAAAGAGGATATAAATTTTCAAGAGGAAAAAATTTCAAATGTATTAGATATTTATACTGATGAAGATTATGTAAAATCTCTTATGAAATTTTTTAGAAGGAGGAGTTTATGA
- a CDS encoding MrcB family domain-containing protein has protein sequence MENLRECFIKISNEYLNEKEKNFAKNSLGYFIRKDIPELIKNKINLDIKKYKVDGSCGQGGWAAVPWIAIFDKDITQSAQEGYYLVYLFDEKINKVYLSLNQGWTFYKKEFGKKKGSENIKKVSDKLKRKLLILKDRSYKDLEEISLGEGNLAKGYELGHICGVEYDLKTLPNENVLINDLINMLNIYLELKHLLYINDFSKIIESYILDDKLFITNEDELNFQVQESSSEEMEISPKKKLTPRISENEKIWPRDPSISKGAIEKANFLCEFDNNHQSFISDTTKKQYMEAHHLIPLNYQDEFENSLDVIGNIVSLCPTCHKKIHYGIFREKEKMLEKLYFERKKLLEKFGIEITLEELKEKYKK, from the coding sequence ATGGAGAATTTAAGAGAATGTTTTATAAAAATTTCTAATGAATATCTTAATGAAAAAGAAAAAAATTTTGCTAAAAATTCTTTAGGATATTTTATAAGAAAAGATATTCCTGAATTAATAAAAAATAAAATTAATTTAGATATAAAAAAATATAAAGTAGATGGTTCTTGTGGTCAAGGTGGTTGGGCAGCAGTTCCTTGGATAGCCATTTTTGATAAAGATATAACTCAATCAGCTCAAGAAGGATATTATTTAGTTTATCTTTTTGATGAAAAAATAAATAAGGTCTATCTTTCTCTTAATCAAGGTTGGACTTTTTATAAAAAAGAATTTGGTAAGAAAAAAGGTAGTGAAAATATAAAAAAAGTTTCAGATAAATTAAAAAGAAAATTATTAATATTAAAAGATAGAAGTTATAAAGATTTAGAAGAAATATCTTTAGGAGAAGGAAATCTAGCTAAAGGATATGAACTTGGACATATTTGTGGTGTAGAATATGATTTAAAAACTCTACCCAATGAAAATGTTTTAATAAATGATTTAATAAATATGCTAAATATCTATTTAGAATTAAAACATTTGCTATATATAAATGATTTTTCAAAGATAATAGAAAGTTATATTTTAGATGATAAACTTTTTATAACCAATGAAGATGAGTTAAATTTTCAAGTACAAGAATCAAGTTCAGAAGAAATGGAAATATCCCCAAAGAAAAAATTAACTCCTAGAATTTCCGAAAATGAAAAAATTTGGCCTAGAGACCCAAGCATTTCTAAAGGAGCAATAGAAAAGGCTAATTTTCTTTGTGAATTTGATAATAATCATCAATCTTTTATTTCAGATACTACTAAAAAACAATATATGGAAGCTCACCATTTAATTCCTTTAAATTATCAAGATGAATTTGAAAATAGTTTAGATGTAATAGGAAATATTGTAAGTCTTTGTCCTACTTGTCATAAAAAAATTCATTATGGTATTTTTAGAGAAAAAGAAAAGATGTTAGAAAAATTATATTTCGAAAGAAAAAAATTATTAGAAAAATTTGGAATAGAAATTACTTTAGAAGAATTAAAAGAAAAATATAAAAAATAA
- a CDS encoding GNAT family N-acetyltransferase has translation MEIKYGKLEDINNWMDLVKKVKNNFPGLETEADLEEHKKIVEKFIKNKGAICVKENNTIVGVLLFSKKEKILCFLAVDKNYRRQHLGEVMLNKMLENFNLDDEIKVSTYREGVSEGIAARLFYKKLGFIEGELTEEFNYPVQIFTLKNKINYKIRNIRENEYFLLDDFLYKAIYIPKNITPPPKEITKLPELQIYIKDFGKFKDDIALVAELNNKIVGIIWTRIMNDYGHIDDKTPSLAMSVDKEYQKRGIGTSLLKNMIEFLKENNYKKVSLSVQKENYAVRLYKKVGFKVITETDEEYIMILEF, from the coding sequence ATGGAAATTAAATATGGAAAATTAGAAGATATTAATAATTGGATGGATTTGGTAAAAAAAGTAAAAAATAACTTTCCTGGACTAGAAACTGAAGCAGATTTAGAAGAACATAAAAAAATAGTTGAAAAATTTATAAAAAATAAAGGAGCTATCTGTGTAAAAGAAAATAATACTATAGTTGGAGTTTTATTATTTTCTAAGAAGGAAAAAATATTGTGCTTTTTAGCTGTTGATAAAAATTATCGTAGACAACATCTAGGTGAAGTAATGTTAAATAAGATGTTAGAAAATTTTAATTTAGATGATGAGATAAAGGTTTCAACTTATAGAGAGGGAGTTTCTGAGGGAATCGCTGCAAGATTATTTTATAAAAAATTAGGATTTATTGAGGGAGAATTAACAGAAGAATTTAACTATCCTGTACAAATTTTTACCTTAAAAAATAAAATAAATTACAAAATAAGAAATATAAGAGAGAATGAATATTTTTTACTTGATGATTTTTTATATAAAGCTATTTACATTCCTAAAAATATAACTCCTCCTCCAAAAGAAATAACTAAATTACCTGAACTACAAATATATATTAAAGATTTTGGAAAGTTTAAAGATGATATAGCTTTAGTAGCTGAATTAAATAATAAAATAGTTGGTATTATTTGGACAAGAATAATGAATGATTATGGACATATAGATGATAAAACTCCATCTCTTGCTATGTCTGTTGACAAAGAATATCAAAAAAGAGGAATTGGTACATCTCTTCTAAAAAATATGATAGAATTTTTGAAAGAAAATAATTATAAAAAAGTTTCTCTTTCTGTTCAAAAAGAAAATTATGCAGTAAGATTATACAAAAAAGTAGGATTTAAAGTTATAACTGAAACTGATGAAGAATATATAATGATATTAGAATTTTAA